GGCCAGGCCTCTTCGGAAGAAGCGTCCGTCGTCAACGACCCGCAGAACTACACCGGGGCTACGCTGGGCGCGCTCGGCTACCCAGGTGAGGACACCTACGCCAACCTCAACGGCAACTTCGAGGTCACAGCAGCCAGCTCAGGCGGCTTCTTCCTCCAGGCCACCAACGACCCGAACGCGACGGGCGACAGCACGATCGTCAGCCTCGCGGTGTGCGGGCTGACGGACGGCGACATCATTTCCCGGATTACGCAAATAGCGGGCGTCTCCACAGGTCTTGAAGCCGCGGCCTGTCCCTAACTTGGGCCTGTCCCTAACTTGTAGGTGCCGCTGTACCCTCTGGATGAGCCACGCGGCGTCCCGGCGATCATCACCGGGACGCCGCACCCTCCTCCTACGCTTCCTCTGCTCTCATGCGCGAGTACCGATTTACCGGGGTCAACGTCTCAGGCGAGGCCGTGCGCGGCACCGTCTTCGCGCCCAACCCGCGCCAGGCCAAGAAGCGCATCGGCTCCCTCGCCGACCAGCACAACTTCCAGACGCAGGAGGTCGCCCCGCGCGCGACGTTCCAGTACCAGGTGCGCCACGTCGGCGGCCAGATCGTCAAGGGCGAGCAGAAGGCCTACGGGGCCGACGAGGTCCGCGCCGCCCTGGAGCGCGTTGGGCTCGACGTGGTCAAGGTCGAGAAGAAGCTCCTCGACGTGCAGCTGCGGCCCCCGAGCGGGGACATCGTGATGTTCGTCCGGCTCGCCTCCAACATGCTCCGGCGGCGGCTGTCGTTCGACGAGATCCTCAACCTCCTCGCCACCGACACCCGCAACGGCGCGCTGCGCCAGACCATCCGCGACCTGTCGAGCGACCTCAAGAGCGGGCTCGACGCGCGCCACGCGTTCCTGAAACACCAGCACACGCTCGGCAAGTTCACCTCGTACATGCTCGGCCTCGCGACGGTCAGCGGCAACATGGCCGAGATGTTCGAGGCGACGGCGCTCTACCTCGAGCGCAAGGACAAGTTCAAGAAGAGCGTCCGCAGCGCGATGATCACGCCCGTGATCACGCTCCTGGCGGCCCTCGGGGCGTTCATCTGGTACGTGTGGTACATCGTGCCGTCCTACGCCCGCCTCTTCTCGCGCTACAACGTGGACCTCCCGCCGCTGACGACGGCCTCGCTCGCGTTCGCCACCTGGATGGACGCGAACGGCTGGATCGTCATCCTCCTGACGATTCTCTCCATCGTCGGCTTCATCGTCTGGGCGCGCACGACCCGGGGGCGGTTCCTCCTCCACAAGCAGATGATCCGCCTGCCGCTCCTCGGCGACCTGCTGCACAAGCTCAACCTCGAGATCTTCTGCCGCGTCTTCGGGGTGCTCTACAGCGGCTCCGGCGAGGGCGAGGAGGTGATGCGCATCTCGGCCGAGTCGACAGGCAACACGTTCATCGAGCACCAGGTCAGGACGATCACGATCCCGCTCCTGACCGCCGCCGGGAGCGACCTCGTCGAGAGTATGCAGGCCAGCGGGGTGTTCCTTCCGATGACGCTCGCCCGCTTCCGCTCCGGTGCCGAGACGGGCTCCGTGAAAGAAGCCGCCGAGGAGATGGCTGACTTCTACAAGCGCGAGGTCGACCTCAAGCTCGAAACCGCAATCGAGACGATCAAGACGGCGACGGCCATCTTCATCTCGCTCCTCGTCGCTCTCCTGACGATCCTCTCGGCCGAGAGCGCCTTCATCTCGCCGACCAGCTCCGACATCATGCTCGAAGCGCAGTAGCCTCGCCCCGCCCGCCCCGACGCCCAGTCCTATGGCCTACGAGTTACGCAAGATATTCGGCAAGACTGACGAGCCGGACGACGGCGTGGCCTTCATCGAGAAGGACACCCCGAACGGCTCGTCGGAACTGCTGGTAGACGACCCGCTCCTCGGCACGCCGGACGCGCCGGGCGCCGAGGGCGCGGCCCGCATCCCGGCCCCGCCGCCGAGCGAGACCGAGGAAGCCGCGCGGCGCGACCGCGTCGTGGCCCGCCTCCTGGACCGCGACCTCGTGACCCTCGCCCACGTCCGCGAGGCCTTCAACCAGTGGCGGCGGCGCGGCGAGAAGGAGACCCTCTGGCGCTGGGTGGCGCAGCACCCGCGCGTCGACCGCGAGGCGATCTACGCCGAGGCTGCCCGGATCTACGCCTTCCGCGAGGAGCCGGTCAGCTCCGAGTCCGTCGAGAGCGACTTCGTCAAGCGGCTCGTGGAGGGCTTCTCGGCCGAGAACCGCGACGAACTCCTCGCGCTCCAGCTCCTCCCGCTCCGCTACGAGGTGGACCCCGAGCGCGGCGTACTCCGCCTCATCGTCGCCAGCCAGGACCCGACGGCCCCCGACGTGCTCCGGCTCGTCCACCGCCTCGGGCTCGAAGACTACGAGCTCCGCTACGCGCCCGAGAGCAAGATCATCCCGCTCCTGCGCGCCCTCTTCCCGCAGCGCAACGAGTTCCTGGAGCGGATGCAGGAGGAGAAGTGGGCCTACGAACTCGGCGCGTCGTTCGACGAGGGGCGGCAGCAGCTCGTCGACGAGGAGGCCATCGAGGCCGAGATCAACCGCTCAGGGCTCATCAACCTCGTCGAGGCCTGCCTCGTCGAGGCCGTCCGCCTCGGGGCGTCCGACATCCACGTCTTCCCCGATGCCGAGCGCCGGACCGAGTTCCACCTCCGCATCGACGGCGAGCTCCAGCACTGGCACACCGAGGACAAGGTAGCTCCCGAGGCCCTTCTCGCTGTCATCAAAGACCGCGCGGGCAACGTCGACCGCTTCGAGCGCGAGGCCGCCCAAGACGGCTACATCCAGCGCACCGTCGACGGCACGCTCATCCGCTACCGCGTCAGCGTGCTTCCGATTGCGAGCGCCAACCACGGCATCAAGGCCGAGAGCATCGTCATCCGCGTGCTCGACGACCGCAAGGTGTTCAACGACCTCGGCGCGATCGGCCTCCTGCCCGGCGCCCTGGAGCGCTTCCGCAAAGCCATTCGCCAGCCCTACGGCATGGTCATCATGACCGGCCCGACCGGCTCGGGCAAGAGCACGACGCTCGTCGCCGCCCTCCACCAGGTGATCCGCCCGCAGATCAACGTCCTCTCGATCGAGGACCCCGTCGAGTACGTCATCCGCGGCGTGCGCCAGATCAAGCTCGGCCCCCGGATCTCGATGGAGCGCGCGCTCCGCTCGGTCCTCCGCCACGACCCCGACGTGGTGATGGTCGGCGAGATGCGCGACCAGCAGACGGCCGAACTCGCCGTCAAGCTCGCCAACACGGGGCACCTGACCTTCTCGACGCTCCACACGAACGACGCGCCGAGCGCGGTCAGCCGCCTCTACAAGATGGGCGTCGAGCCCTTCCTGATCGCCTACGCGATCAACCTCGTGGTCGCGCAGCGGCTCCTCCGCACGCTCTGCCCGACGTGCAAGGTGCCCGACCCCGACCCCGACCCCGTGCTCTTGGAGGAAGTCGGGTTCGTGCCGGAGGAGATCGAGCGGCTGACCTTCTACACGGCCGGCCACCGCGACGGCTGCCCCACCTGCAACGGGGTCGGCTACAAAGGGCGTCAGGCCATCTCGGAGGCGCTCTACTTCACACGCGCCATCCGGCACATGATCGTCAAGGCGAAGGGCGACGTGGACGAAGATGCGATCCGCAAGGTGGCCGTCGAGGAAGGGATGCTGACGCTCCTCGCCTCGGCGCGCGAGATCGTCCGGCGCGGCCTGACGAGCATCGACGAGGTCATCCGTGTCACCGCCGTCGAGGACTGAGGAGGTGCTATGGCCCAGATGATCTACGCCATCCTCGCGCTCATGATGATCATGTTCCTCTCGATGAACATGCAGCGCGGCGTCGGGCGCGACCAGCAGGAGCAGGCCCTCAACGAGGTCGCCACCCAGCTCACGAGTGTCGGGACCGGCGTCCTCGACCAGATCGGAACGCGGCACTTCGACTGGCACACATGGAACTACCAGCGCTCGCGTAGCACGACGGCGCTCGGGTGCCCGGCGTCCTCGGTGCCCATCGACCAGGAGTGCAACCCCGTGCCGCGGTCGCTCCAGCCCTACTGCGGGCGCATCGCGGACAACGGCGAGGAGCAGGACAAGCTCGCCAGGCCGTCGGGTGCCGGCTCCACGTTTGGGGCCTGCTCCGGCCTCGACTGCGCCTTCATCGAAGGGCTCGAGGCCGTCCGGGACACGATCACGCGCGGCGAGATCGACTACCAGGTGGACGTCCTCGGCGTCGAGTACGTGGACCCCGGCGACTTCACCCGCGTGCTGCCGGGCGATTCCACGTCCTTCGCCAAGAAGGTGACGATCGAGGTCACGAACCCTTTCCTCTACGTCGGCGACGACCCGGCCGACCCCGACGCGCAGTTCAGCCTCAGGCTGGAGCGCGTCTTCACCTACGGCTGCACGACCGACTACGAGAGCATCCCCTTCGTCCGGGCTACCGATCCCCCGCCTGCCAACCAGTGCCCCACGCCGACGCCGTGCTCCCGGTGGGCGTGGTAATGCTATGCAAGAGCTGATCGCCATCATCGCTTCCACCGTCATCGGGGTCACGGTCATTCTGATCCTCGCCGTGATCGCATGGCGCGGGCAGAACCACACGACGAGTTCTGCCCAGTATTCGGCGGCGAAGGCGGGCCTCCTCAGCTTTGCCGAGGTCGTGGAGGAAGACTTCGGCAACATGGGAGCCGGGCAGAGTAGCGCCTCGATGCGCACAGGCTTCGGCGGTTTTACGGGCCTCAGCAGCTTCGACTCTACGGTCACCGCGACGGACTCGGCCTCCTTCGAGTTCTACTCGTGGACCGACCGCGACGCCTCGGTCGGCCACGTCGCGCTCGACCCGAACACCGACTACGAGCGCCGCATCCGCTACACATGGAGCGAGACCGGCAGCGCCCGTGTCTTCGACTACGCCACCAACGCCTTCGTGACGACGCCCACCTACGTCATCCGCCGCTTCGTCGCCGACGGCCCCGGGGCATCGTTCGTCCCAGCGGGCTCCAGCATCGACACGCTGACGGAGATCGAGTTCGAGTTCTTCAACGTCAACGGCGGCCCTGTCAACGTCGCGGGGGCTACGTCGGCGGACACGCTCCGCAGCGTGCGGGCCATCGAGATCGCCCTCGCGGCCGTCTCGCCGCTCGGCGGCGGCACGGGCTACGCCGACGGCAGCGACCCCGCGCAGCGCGGCAAAATCGACCAGACGCGGTGGGTCCGCCGCTTCCGCCCGCCCAACCTGATCCGCGTGACGAACTGAGCACAAAGCCCCGCTCATGGGACAGTACGCCGTCATCCTCACGATCAGCGCCATCCTCCTCGGGGGGGTGCTGCTCTACAACGCCCGCGCCGCGACGAGCGACGCGAGCGCTGCGCTGGGTGCGTACCAGACCGACCGCGTCGCGCGCGAGGCCTCGCAGATCGCCCTGCGCGACGCGGTCCGCCGGCTCAACGACCGGCCCGACGACTGGACGGACGTACTCAGCACCGCCCAGGCCCGGTTCAACGTTCGCGACGTGGTCTACGAAATGGGCGGCGGCATCTCGGTGACTTACTCCGACAGCCTGACGGAGATGTACCTCGGCGACCCAGCCGACCCCAGCGACCCCGACCGCGTCCGGCTCCGGGTCAAGGGCGCGTTCGACAGTTGGAACGAGACCACGCAGTCCGTCGAGCCGACAGACTTCGTCGTCGAGGCCGTCTACCAGCGCCGGTGGGTGGACGTGAACGTGCCCGGAGGCTTCCGCAAGGCCGTCTGGTCCGCGCAGGACCTCACCGTGGGAGGCACTGCGGAGATCCTGGGCGACCTGCACACCAACGGCACCCTGGGCTCTAGCACCAGCACCTTCGCGGTCTATGGCACCGGCACCTACACCGGCTCCACGAGCGCCGACGCCTCGCTCTTCTCCGGCGATCCCGCCGTCGGCCGGCGTGACTCGATCCGCGTTCCCCCTATCGATCTGACGTCTATCACACCGGACGCCACGAAGCCGACGTGGACCCTTACTCCCTCGCAGGGCCCGAAGAACACGGATCCACCCGGAGACAGCTTGGTCAACGGGTGGCTGAAGAACGGGGCCGGCCTCGACGTCGTCGGCAAAGGCACGGCGGATGCGCCCTACGTGCTCCTCGTCAACGGTGACTTGACGGTCAGCAGTGACGTCAGCGGTGGCGAGGTTCAGCTTCCTGGGCACATCCGCATCTACGTCAGCGGCGACTTTACCATCGACTCCGACGCCAGCCTATCGGCGGTCAACGAGCCGCGCCCGAGCCTGACGGCCGACACCACGGTGCTCCGCCAGTGGATCGACGACAACGTCGCGGGCGGGGTGACGCTTGGCCTCTACGTCGCAGGGGACGTCCAGATCAGCGAGCGCACCTTCCTGGCCGCGACGATCTACACGCAGGGGACGGTCGTCCCACCTATCGGCACCGGGCCGCGCGTTGTGATCGGCGGGCTGCTCGCGCGCCAGCCGGTCGCTGTGATCGGCAACACGCGGGTCTACTTCGCCGAGCCGGTCGACGGCGTCGTCGATCCCGGCATCTATCCCGCCGTTTCACGCCGTGCTCCCGAGGGTATTCGTCTGGTATCCTACCGCGAATGGGCTGAACGACCGTAACTAACCTCCGTCCACACCACACCATCGCACGCTCTCCGTGGAACACACACCGCACCTTCCCGTCGGCGACGGTTCGCCCGGCGACAACGACCTCTCCGCCCGCCTCGGCGCGGGCGACGGCGGGCCGGCGCTCCAGGCAGAGCGCCTGCTCCCGGACTCGTACTACGAGGTCCTGACTGCCGTGCCGCCGGACCTCGAAGGCGAGGACCGCATCCGGTGGTTCGTCGACCAGATCAACCAGGTCCCGAAGGCGGACCGCGACGCCGTGCAGGTGCTCTACGAGGGCCTCGCGCAGCGCATGATCGACCTCGACGCCTCCGACCTCGACTTCGGCGGGCCGGCGGCCAACGGCACGGTGTGGTACCGCGTCGACGGGCGCAAGCGGGCCGACGAGACCGCCGGCACGTTCTCGATGGACGAGGCCGACCTCGTGATCCTCACCCTCCTGTCCCCGGCCCAGCACCAGCGCCTCCTCGACCGCCTCGCCGTCGACTTCGGCTACACACTCCCCGACCACACCGGGCGCGCGCGCGGCGTCCTCCGCCGCTTCCGCACGACGACCTACTACGACAACAAGCACCTCGCCCTCAGCAAGCGCGTCCTCGCGCACCAGCCGCGCTCGCTGCGCAGCCTCGGCTTCCACCCGATCATCGAGCGCGGGTTCATGTTCCGCCACGTCCGCGACGGGCTGACGCTCTGCACCGGCGTCACCGGGGCCGGCAAGAGTACCACGCTCGACGCCATCATCGACGCCAACAACAAAGACTTCGAGGGGCACATCCTCGTTGTCGCGCAGCCGCTCGAGTACATCCACACCTCGAAGCAGTGCATCGTCCGCCACCGCGAGGTCGGGACCGACGTCAAGAGCTTCACCGACGGGATGATCCAGGGCCTCCGGCAGGACCCCGACATCGTGATCGTCGGCGAGATGCGGGACCCCGAGACGATCTCGACGGCGCTCGAAACGGCCGACACCGGGCACAAGGTGTTCTCGACGCTCCACACCGGCAGCGCGGTCGAGTCCATCGACCGGATCGTGGCAGAGTACCCTTCCGAGGAGCAGGACCGCATCCGGTACCGCCTCGCCGACGTGCTCCGGTGCGTAGTCTCGCAGAAGCTCGTCCCGGCGATCGGCGGCGGGCGCGTCCTCGCCAAAGAGGTGCTGTGGGTGACCTCAGCCGTCAAGGCGGCCGTTAAGAACGGCAACACCCACGAAGTCTACCAGATGATCTGGCAGGGCAGCGACCAGGGCATGGTCACGCTCGAGCAGGACCTCGCACGCCTCGTCCAGATCGGCGACATCACGATGGAGACGGCGATGAACTACGCCAACAACAAGCGACGCTTTCTCTCGCTCGTGCACTGACCCCCATGCACTAGGCTTTCCGCTGCCGCGTTTTCCACGCTATGATGAAGAAAACCAACGTCCCCACAGCGCTCGGCGTCTACGTCGCCCCGGAAACGATTGAGGCGGTCCTGCTCCAGCGCTCGGAGGGGCAGACCGAGGTCCTGCGGCGCTTCGTCCGGGAGCGCACGCCCCAGGCCACGATGGCCTCGGCGCAGGAACTGGCTGCAGCAGTCCCCGGCCTCCAGGAGACGGACACGGCCGACTACACGCTCGAAGTCGGTGACGGGAGCGCGGACAACGGGGCCTCCCTCCTGCCGTCGGAGCTGGACCAGCTTGGCGTGCGGAGAGACGACCAGATGCTTCCGCTCGCCCGGAGCATGGCGCAGGGCAGCGCTCCCAAGCGCGCCCCCTTCGCGGCGCAAC
This Bacteroidota bacterium DNA region includes the following protein-coding sequences:
- a CDS encoding type IV pilus twitching motility protein PilT — encoded protein: MEHTPHLPVGDGSPGDNDLSARLGAGDGGPALQAERLLPDSYYEVLTAVPPDLEGEDRIRWFVDQINQVPKADRDAVQVLYEGLAQRMIDLDASDLDFGGPAANGTVWYRVDGRKRADETAGTFSMDEADLVILTLLSPAQHQRLLDRLAVDFGYTLPDHTGRARGVLRRFRTTTYYDNKHLALSKRVLAHQPRSLRSLGFHPIIERGFMFRHVRDGLTLCTGVTGAGKSTTLDAIIDANNKDFEGHILVVAQPLEYIHTSKQCIVRHREVGTDVKSFTDGMIQGLRQDPDIVIVGEMRDPETISTALETADTGHKVFSTLHTGSAVESIDRIVAEYPSEEQDRIRYRLADVLRCVVSQKLVPAIGGGRVLAKEVLWVTSAVKAAVKNGNTHEVYQMIWQGSDQGMVTLEQDLARLVQIGDITMETAMNYANNKRRFLSLVH
- a CDS encoding type II secretion system F family protein, giving the protein MREYRFTGVNVSGEAVRGTVFAPNPRQAKKRIGSLADQHNFQTQEVAPRATFQYQVRHVGGQIVKGEQKAYGADEVRAALERVGLDVVKVEKKLLDVQLRPPSGDIVMFVRLASNMLRRRLSFDEILNLLATDTRNGALRQTIRDLSSDLKSGLDARHAFLKHQHTLGKFTSYMLGLATVSGNMAEMFEATALYLERKDKFKKSVRSAMITPVITLLAALGAFIWYVWYIVPSYARLFSRYNVDLPPLTTASLAFATWMDANGWIVILLTILSIVGFIVWARTTRGRFLLHKQMIRLPLLGDLLHKLNLEIFCRVFGVLYSGSGEGEEVMRISAESTGNTFIEHQVRTITIPLLTAAGSDLVESMQASGVFLPMTLARFRSGAETGSVKEAAEEMADFYKREVDLKLETAIETIKTATAIFISLLVALLTILSAESAFISPTSSDIMLEAQ
- a CDS encoding GspE/PulE family protein — encoded protein: MAYELRKIFGKTDEPDDGVAFIEKDTPNGSSELLVDDPLLGTPDAPGAEGAARIPAPPPSETEEAARRDRVVARLLDRDLVTLAHVREAFNQWRRRGEKETLWRWVAQHPRVDREAIYAEAARIYAFREEPVSSESVESDFVKRLVEGFSAENRDELLALQLLPLRYEVDPERGVLRLIVASQDPTAPDVLRLVHRLGLEDYELRYAPESKIIPLLRALFPQRNEFLERMQEEKWAYELGASFDEGRQQLVDEEAIEAEINRSGLINLVEACLVEAVRLGASDIHVFPDAERRTEFHLRIDGELQHWHTEDKVAPEALLAVIKDRAGNVDRFEREAAQDGYIQRTVDGTLIRYRVSVLPIASANHGIKAESIVIRVLDDRKVFNDLGAIGLLPGALERFRKAIRQPYGMVIMTGPTGSGKSTTLVAALHQVIRPQINVLSIEDPVEYVIRGVRQIKLGPRISMERALRSVLRHDPDVVMVGEMRDQQTAELAVKLANTGHLTFSTLHTNDAPSAVSRLYKMGVEPFLIAYAINLVVAQRLLRTLCPTCKVPDPDPDPVLLEEVGFVPEEIERLTFYTAGHRDGCPTCNGVGYKGRQAISEALYFTRAIRHMIVKAKGDVDEDAIRKVAVEEGMLTLLASAREIVRRGLTSIDEVIRVTAVED